In Littorina saxatilis isolate snail1 linkage group LG8, US_GU_Lsax_2.0, whole genome shotgun sequence, a single genomic region encodes these proteins:
- the LOC138974126 gene encoding uncharacterized protein, whose translation MSCVHSDIFNVNSPLTNAQGSPVTLNFSISKVCTSEYVRVQTVRVRKKSAFGGHQVVCLFTIEDGTCVSLQSSSCACDPKSRDFSVTTTANHAGDDFSIVAQLKNGETFNETVKIQAIITSTTLTQTSSGPSVLSTEVETQPDVSLQEDMTARDQTEHKDTPDKENLGITQPVLLLVLGAVGFIVLCLLIMAVFLGRLYRRGAIVNLLPAPAPHNVRRAAGNGVRFRVSSVGEPDRESFVSVLGHDYAEIREDVVTASSADNQASISSSPVSDSSMSDDCLHHIACPSSDSSLPEDYLHPVESDVEAPSLPVHKRPASDSSSSSEAVMYSGTTIFCGTPTACKEKPNRPYQNVTNTQ comes from the exons ATGAGTTGTGTACACA GTGACATTTTCAATGTTAACAGTCCTTTAACAAATGCCCAGGGTtcacctgtgaccttgaacttttcCATCAGCAAAGTCTGTACCAGCGAGTACGTAAGAGTACAAACAGTACGTGTCAGAAAAAAGAGCGCATTCGGGGGACACCAAGTCGTGTGTCTGTTTACGATTGAAGACGGAACTTGTGTCAGCCTGCAGTCCTCCTCCTGTGCGTGTGACCCAAAGTCACGTGATTTCTCTGTCACAACAACTGCGAACCATGCTGGCGATGATTTTAGTATAGTAGCCCAGCTTAAAAATGGTGAAACGTTCAACGAAACAGTGAAAATACAAGCCATTATCACATCTACAACTCTCACTC AGACATCTTCAGGTCCAAGTGTTCTGTCAACGGAGGTGGAGACACAGCCTGACGTTTCTTTGCAAGAAG ATATGACAGCAAGAGACCAGACCGAGCACAAAGACACACCTGACAAGGAGAACCTTGGCATCACACAACCAGTGTTGCTGTTGGTGCTGGGAGCGGTTGGATTCATTGTGTTATGTCTTCTGATAATGGCCGTCTTTCTGGGACGACTTTACAGACGAG GTGCAATAGTAAACCTTCTCCCAGCCCCAGCTCCTCACAACGTGAGACGTGCAGCAGGTAACGGCGTGAGGTTTCGTGTCTCGTCTGTTGGTGAGCCTGACAGAGAATCTTTTGTCAGCGTACTGGGGCATGACTACGCGGAGATTCGTGAGGACGTTGTCACAG CTTCTTCTGCTGACAACCAAGCATCGATCAGCTCCTCCCCAGTGTCCGACAGCAGCATGTCAGATGACTGCCTGCATCACATCGCCTGTCCTTCGTCTGACAGCTCCCTGCCCGAAGACTACCTGCATCCCGTCGAATCCGACGTTGAAGCACCATCCCTCCCCGTACACAAAAGGCCTGCTTCGGATTCCTCGTCTTCCTCCGAGGCAGTGATGTACTCAGGGACTACGATTTTTTGTGGAACACCAACTGCTTGCAAAGAAAAGCCAAACCGCCCGTACCAGAACGTTACCAACACGCAATAA